Below is a window of Aptenodytes patagonicus chromosome 15, bAptPat1.pri.cur, whole genome shotgun sequence DNA.
taaaaatagaaTCATGATACCTTAGAGCTATTTTAACTTACTTAAATTTACTACTTTTCAAGTTGGTAGACTAGTTTTAAAACAGCAGTTACTTCAAGCATCACTTAAGATAATACAAATTATTGAGAGCTCATACACCCAAGTCTCTACGTAACTTTGGCTTGTACCTATCTATTTCTTAAATGTAACAAGCACATAACCTTTTTGAGCTGGCACATTTCATCTCTTGTGCAGTCTTGAGGCAGTCGCAATCTTTTCCATGCCATATACTTCCATCTCCTTTTATGGGTTTGAAAATCTTCAACCATTCCGGATCTGATACTGGCTTCCACCATGCATCTTTTTTTATGATGAAGTTTTTACTACAGGAATCAGATTCAGACTTGTGAATTGCAACAGGAGTCTCTCTGCTTTTTTGGCCAAACAGAATTCCAGTTCTCTCTTcccaggttttattttcattatcagtTTTGTCAGATGTGATGGTGTTCTGGATCAAAGTACTTTGCAAATCTACACAAGAACTGACGTTAAGCCAATGCTCATATTCAGGTAAAGGTGACTCAAAGGTTTGTTGGTCTCTGCTTTCCACTCCATTCTCAGAAATTCCCCTGTTACTCAATGGCCTTGTGCTGTTTGCCTCACAAAATACTTTGCTGCCTAGCTCATCGGAGCTTGATGCAAcatcctgcttttcttcttcttcttccgtAAGGACAGCCAAGACTTTCACAACTTTTTGACACTGGTTTAAGTACGCTGAGGTAGTTTCCTCCAAGTCTGATGCATTCAGTAATAGTCTATTATCTACTTCACACATCTCAGAGGTGGTTTTTACCCTACTTTTTGGAACTTGTGCAGTTCCACACTCCTCGCATATCCCGTGGGTGCCCTCAGTCCTAACCGTGTCTGTCTCGCTGTTACTTTCAGGGGCAGAGAATGCCATACCTATGCTACAATGGTATGATAAAGAAAACAGtcagaaatactgcatttaaagAGCATACATAACTGTACTCAAGGTTAAAGCTATACATTAACCAGAGGCTGTAGCCATGGTTCTGCGGTAGTTCATATGCCAACAGGCAGCTGTATCCTGCCAAAACCCGACAGAAGTCTGCCCAGATTTGGCTGTTACTTTCCGAAATCAGTCTGAGAGTTCCCTCATGTTTTATACAGTGTGATGATTCTATCTGAGCCTCCAGGGTGTGCACCAATTTCCtaatctgaaagcaaaataaactttgatttttaaacaaaagcagtaGCGGGCCAGATTAACACCCCTACCTCCAGactattcaatttttttaaaaaatcattaactgTCTGGCCTGCATACAACGCTTTATTCTGTGACCGATACTCATGGTGTCTCCTGACCAAGTTAAAAAAAGGTATCTGACAACTTCACTGGACGTTTGTGGTTGAGTCCAGCAAAGCCATCTTGACACAGCACACATCTCTCTCAGGATGTTAGTTGTGGCTGAACAGTGAAGTCTCTTTCTGAGAGtaaactactaaaaaaaaaagagaaaaaaaaaattactttaccTCCTTTCATGTGCTGCCTTTTCATGCTTTTGCCTTAATTCCTGAGAGCTCTCCAAATTGACATGAAGAAATTGCAAGTCACGCTGCTGTTTTACGTAGATCTGTTTAAAGATAGTAACGCGCATTAGTGAAAGTCTGGAGTGCAGGAACATTGTCATCAGGCACTAACTCATTGCTTGTCTTCCAAAAATAtcctcaaaacatttttataaaccaACACCTGTAGTCAAACTATTGTCAAAGCCTTTCAAATCTAAGGGGCCACCTCTGCATGTATTtaggaaaataacattttgcagcaataaacagtatttttcttagaAGACTGCAGTGTTCTTCTGAGATGGAACCACATTGAACCATAAATACAAAATCATTACTGTTATTTGATATTCAATACATGTTGTTATTACGTTGTTCAGAGGTTTGCAGAATTACAGGACATGAATGACGATCATGGCATTTGGCTTTCACTGCAGGGAATTTTTTGTAAAGCTGATGTAGAAGGTAACATACCGATCaattatttgcaattaaaaaaaaaaaaaatggaacatGCCTTGAGAACCTCAAATGAGTGCAGGTGAAAACACCAGTTCTAAGTCTCTCTTGAAAAACAGATCTTTCAGTACACCATGCCCCTTTACGCTGCGTGAGTTCACCTTGGGCATGTGTGCGAGGCAGCCGGCCCCACTCCCGCTGCCTTTCACGTGGTTCCTCGAGCCTAGCACTCTCGGGTTATACATACGCACCGATGAACTGTTACCTCAACAGGGTGCCCCATCTGACTGCTGTGAGGGTGGCATTACACTCATTGTAGGACCAAGTAAATACAATTATACAAAAAAGGCTAAAAGCACATGTAAATACAAGGATTTGTACCATGGGTTTTTaattataacaacaacaacaacaacaaaaatcaacaTTCTGTAGGGACCCCAGCAAGGCAGAAACAgcaaattttgggtttttttcttaattaagaaCAGCTAGATCAAACTTGTTATACTGTTCCAGGCAGATCTGATGTTATTGAAAAGTGCCTTCATAATCTCAGAGTAGAAACATAATTAGGTTTGTACCTGTCGCAAACTTGACAGTTCTGTGTCAGTCCGCGCTTGTTTAGACTTGGCAAACTGAAGAAGTTgatcctttctctttgctttctcaaCTGTTTCAAAAcatatacaattttttaattacttaaagCGAATAGACACAAAGCAAGTACATTTGTTAACACGTATGTCTGTAGCAGTGGAAACAGGTACctaaccaaaacaaaagcattttattaagATCAATGGGATCTGTTTCCCTTCCAaataaaaagagcacaaaaaCCGTAAGACAACTAAAAAGATCAAGTATTTTCCTTGGACTTTTCACCAGCACCTAGCTTTATTTTACTAGCAGCATTATTCTGCTTCATTGACTgattcattttactttttcatgTTAACATTCTTCCATGGAAAGGAAATTCAGTAATTAATTCCAATTCATGCCTTGTGCAGGGAAGCGCTGGGAAATACTTCCCATtactattgtttttaaaataatgagacaTGGATCAATATTTGGCAAAGGTAATGGCAGATAAAAAGCGATTGGCAAGTAAATCACCTCACAGCAGAGGACATCTTTCATCACCTAATCTTTCAAGGTATATATTGCTTGTCTGTAAGAATACTGCAGCAACCATCAGCCTGCCTTTCTTATCCACTGCAGCACAGAAGAGTTCCTCTCTACCCAAAACCAAAGCGAAGATATCAACAGATAGCAAGCTGCAGTTTTCCAAGTCCTGCATATTAAACCAGTCTAAACCAAAACCATCAgttaaagaaaagcaagagaaaaagatggTTTGTAAACATACTGCTTCCATACAAACACCAGAGGGAGCGGAGGGGCTGGTAATTTCGTAGGGCCTAAGCTTTAGGTTTTGCATGTGGCTTCTTTTCGGTAGGTCACCATTTTCTATGCAACCTGTGTCAGAAGGGAGAATGCCACCCCCATTTATTGCGTTAATACCACAGGAGTCACGAAAGCATCAAAAATTTTCAAGAGAGAGAGAATCCTCTGAGCTATTTATTCCTCCATGCGTAATCATATTGGTGAACTTTGTGCTTTTACAAGATTTTATAAACTGTCCCTGCAGAAGCCCTAGATACTGCTTTCATGGAAGAATGACACACAAAGCCTTTATTAAACTGCAAGAAAGGTAGATAAGAAGCTGCCCCCTTCACAGATATTAGTGAACTGTGGTTGTCTAGAAGTCTCTTGAGCTGTTGAAAGCTAAGGCATGAAAAGCCAGCTGCCCACGCTTACCAATAAGTGCGAGCTCATTCCTCAAGCAGCCATTTTCTTGTTTGAGGTGAGTGATTTCTTCCTGCtgcttattattttctttcatcttttcacagaggtcatctttaaaacaaaatgtagtATTTCCCAGAATGAAAAGGAATCATGCTGGTCCACACTAAACTAGGTGCCCAGTATAAACATTTACCTTTCAGCTTATTTGTTTCAAGTATTAGTTCTTTCAGTCTCAGTTTGAggtcttgcttttctttgttgaGACTGAATTCCTCCATCTTTGCTGCACGCAATGCACTTTCCAGCTTTTTGAATTTAGATGTAAACTCAGTAATGTGATCAGTTGTTTCAAGTATAGCCTCATCCTGAAATACGAAATGGAACGTATTCTTGATTATTGTTTTATCTTCATGAATGGATTTTGACAAAACAACAGTACATCTTACTGCAGTAGTTATAGCTACTTCACAGATTTTCTTCTGAGCTCTTGAGAAAATAAGTAAATCAAAGCCGGGAAACAAGCTCGTTTACGAAAATAAACCAGTTTATTGTTTGCTGACCACTTTTCCCTTCTCAAACAAGGCTAAGAATTAAACAGCAGTGAGATCAACAGTGACTAAACCACTGCGGTACAGTCACCAATAACTCCACTGCAGTTTGACCACATTTAGTGCCTGATGAGACGACAGATGTTACCTTCAGCTTAAGCATAGTAAGTAGCTCCTGTTCTCTCGCTTGCAGCTGGCCTGTTTTAGCAGACAGTTCCAAAACTGAGCAGTGGAGACTTTGATTTTTCTCCTAGTGAACAGAAGTAAGAGTGTCAGCTACTACTTCAGTGATTCAGAGTTGCTATTTTTCCAGTAAATGTGTGCACAACTTTATTTAAACATCATGAATGGCAATGTGGGATTCTGAGCAAGCCGTGAGGATCTGGAGAAAAGAGGACTGGAGTAAACATTGTTCCCCAATTTGTTACAACCACACGTGCTTGCAATCAAGGATCTTAATATCCTGCATGTCTTAAGTCAAGCCGATTAGACAGATGAAAGCACACAATACTGCTTTACTGTATtacatacaggggaaaaaattatcCCAATAAACACATCATTGccaaatcacttaaaaaaaaaatccagaacccTTAAATACCAATTATTTTTATATCCTTAAACCTTTTTCAGAATATTACAGCTCATCATAGTAGTCAAAGCTGTAAATCAAACTTTCTGGAACCTCCCAAGCAGGTACCAGTACCGTTCCAGGGGCCAACACTGCCTTTTGCAATCACAGCGCCTGACATTTTTGGAGGCAAGTGGTTCTGAGCAGTGCTCCCCAAAACtaagcaaacaaacagcaaactCCAAATCCTAGCTTAAGAAAGCTTTTCTGccgcttttttttcctcccaacacATCAAAGCCTTATCTTAATCTAACATTACTGTACTAAAAGACAAATGCAACTCAAGAGccttaatatgaaatatttattcattagTGAAACTCACAAATGCCACTGGCATTCTGTACATACATGGACTGCAAAATCAGGCCATTACTCAACTCCTACCTCCAGAGCCTGACAGTGAACAGTTGCATCTGTTACTTTTTGAGACAGCTCTTTAAACTTCTGTTGTGTATTTTCAAATGTTGTCTTACTGTCATTCTGCTGAGATTCTAAGAACTTTAACCTTTTGGTCAGtgattttataatttcatttctctTGTTCAGCTCATCTGAAAAGAAAGGAGACAAGGTATCTGTGAGAAAACAGCTCACTATCATGCAATTTTTCAAATCTCAGAAACAATTTAATCCAGTGTTTCAAAATCCTGCGATTCAGGAACGGATGCTCGCATCGCATACTCTGACGCAGGATTCCCTAGCTACCCAGGTCAGATGGAATACAAACTCTGTGGTGACCTCTCTACTATGGCTGTGAAACAAGACTATTCAGAGCTGCCAGGTGATTCGCCGGTTGGCTTGCGGATGATGTCAGAGCTGCGCAGCAGAACGTCAGAGCACAAGCTCTGCAGTACACCAGCATGTTTGCAAATTGTTCTCTTTCCCCACATTTATTTAATCAGATTTTCTTTAAGGAATCCACAGGAGCAATTTACATATTCAAACGAGAAAGAGCTATCTGATTATCAAAGCCCCTTCAAGATCAGATCACTTTAGTACCATCGCGGAAGTTTTGATCTCAGGAAGACGACAACCAAATTTAAGGCCAAAAAGTAGGAAACGGTTCCTTGTATGATGCAAAACTGCTATTGAGGGGTCTAAGCACCTGAACGTACTTAAAAGACTTAAAAGGGTCTTATTCTTTATACACACAATACTTACTGTTTAGTAAGTTGCATCGTTCTGCTAAAGTCAGTACTTTTTGCCGGTCATCTTCCCAGGCTAGAAGCTGTCTCTGATGCACTGCCACCATGTCATTGAGTTCCTTATCACGATCTTTCAGTTCTGCAATTAAAAACTGGAGTTCTTGCCTCTGTTTCTGAATGGTGCTGTTCTCAAGGCTTGGGCTAAGTTTCTGTAAAAGGTAACACATGGAACACATTTCAACATAAAGAAGAAGCGACAAATTCTCTGATAATAAACTTGACGTTTtaatttaagttaaaatatttttatattataaacagAGACCATTCCAAAAAGTTCCTCATGCTTGTGGTACCACCTGTGGTCCCTGACTGAAACCGTTGGCGGTACAGTGAGTAATTTCATGTTCAAAATAGAGCGCTCCGATTGTTAACTGTACTTTTATTCTTTACCTGGGGCGAAGCAGAACGCGGCAGCGGTGAATTCATAGGGGTCTGGGGACCAGAGCGCTACCAGGCACTGGTGGATACTGGTAACTATTTATGACTGTAACGTTCAGCATGGAGGCTGCCTCTGATTTAAGCGCTACATGGTTACCCGCCGAGACTGCTGCTGACCCGGCAACCCTGCAGGAACGACAAACGCCAAGCCGTTGAGAAGCGACCGAGGCGGGGGCGCGGCCCTGCGGCCTCCCACGGCCTGAGGAGGGCCCCGAGGTGCCACCAGCACGGGCGAGCGGCCCCCCTCCGCCGACCGCTCCCGGGGCAGGCCTGCAggccccccccatcccctcccgcacggcggggccggggcccggggtcCCCCCCGGGCCCTTCAccctccccgccgctcccgcccgttACTCCGCGCCCCCCGCCAAACCCACCGGCGCCCTCGCCGTGACGTCACGgcggcgccccgcccccgccagcCGTTGAGTGGCCGCCTCGGGCGACGGTTGGGCAGaagctccgccccccccccccccccccccccccgcagccctaGGACGGCGGGTTCGAGTCCCGTGCCCGCCCGAGGCCGCACTccgccggcggggctggagcTGTCGGGAAAAACGTGagaattaataaaaattttaatagGAGACGAGTAAGAACCCGACTGGCTGTTACAGGACGGAGGTAACTACCCTGCTCGGCTTTCAAATGGAACAACTACAGCGACAGTTACCCCGTTAGAGACACCATTCTCAACTAAACCCATCAGCTTctaaacaaaaaaccacagaaaaaaagaactttacCGGTAGAGGACAGGGTGCACGATGCATCACCCCCTTGGGTTTGACCTCATCTAAGTTTTACAGTGACAGGAGAATGTCAGTTCCAGGACTCTGCCGCCAGGGAGCATTTAATGTTATTAAACGGAGCAGTGAAATACAAAGCACCAAGTCGATGCCTGAGGCTGTCTGCAGGAGTAtggagagcagagcagcacagctggcaCCCCACCTTACCTGCTGCGTGAACACAGTTCGTGGAAACAAACAGTGGTCACTATAAAGTTGTGTTAATTACTACCATTCTTGAACTAGCAGTATGCTAAAAGCACAAAGCCACTAAAATTGCCTCACCTAGAAGACCGGCAGGGCTAGGAGTTCATTTGGAATTAGGAAAACAGGCTAAACGTTTCAGACATATTCACACGTTCCTCAGTGTTTCCACTTAATAGAATacaatagttcagttggaagggacctacaacgatcatctagtccaactgcctgaccacttcaggattcattttcctttaattgtTAACAAACCTTTAGAGCGTTTGCCCCATTCTAAGATTTTATGCAGGGAAATCAGAGGTACGAGTTTCTGTACATTAGCCACGTGCCTTGTTCACTTAAGTTCAGCAGAAAGGacagcagatgaaaaataagcttttaatgacttaaattattattttcctgtaaGATTGTTAGAGGAAAGtagctgtaaagaaaacagaaactgtatTTGGTGAGGaatagtaattttatttaaatctacTTCATGCGTAAGCATGATAGAACCCCAATTTAACTTTGGCAAAtatcacaacaaaaaaaccaagcagcCTATACAGAACAGTGAAAATGCCAAGGATACGGGTTCTCCACAGTTTCACTGCAGAGCAAATGGATTTAGAAGCCTCACTTTGGCTACATCATTTATAACCATATAATTAAATAAAGGTAGTCTTTCACTCTCACTTCTTGACTTCTCCAAGATCTTCAATGCTATCATCATCCACCTAGGacaaaaaaaaggccaaaacacAGCATATTAAGTATATTTTCTTCTTACGTGTCTCACTCAGTATTCACCACTGTACACATAATGAAGCGTGGGAGAAGTATACGGCACCATCCGAGACTCCCTGCTGTAAATTCTACGCGAGTGACGTGTGCCTATAGGACACAGCTGAATCTACGGGGCTCTGAATAAAGACAGGCCTACAGTTATTTCAGAAAGAACCCAATCGGGAGATAACCAGAACGAGGGAGAGTCAAAGAAAGCGCTTGCGATTACAGCAGCGCAACCAAACCTCTCAACCGTCGACATTTCAGTCCAACCCAAAATTAGCTAATCTCTTCTTCTGAAGCACAAGTGTgtggttttgttatttgtttttgttttaattttgcaatattttaagaGATTTTGAAAAATAGGATGGCAACGTAAGAATACTTAGGCATTCACCATTAAGAAACGGTCACAAAGAAGCCACAGGTGACAGCTGGACTTACTCCGACATGCCTTCCTCACTGTAGTATCCACAGTAACAGCACTACATGTTTAGGGAGTTAATGTTTCTTGGACAACGGAAGCAACATTTGACTTCAAGTTTCATCACTCCTTAATCTAGTCATTCATAGGTGGGAACGCAACAACTGGTCTTTTATTTTTGCACAACAATCTGTGCTGCGGAAGATGAAACCCTTTTTCAAAATCACCAGAAAGTCACAGGCTATCGTGGAAAACGAGCGTTCTGACAGAAGAAAGGGTTTATTACCTCAGGCCACTTCTCCTGGATTACATCGATAATGTCATCTGTAAAATCCCCCTGAATGATGATTTCGTCTTCTCCTGTTACTGAGGCACCGCAGGAAAATTTCTGAGCAAAAAACCTTTGTGCTTCCTTAAGATCAATTTCTGGTGATGGGAAAATGGACAGTTTAAGTACAGTCATTGTCATAGAAGTATTTTCTCAAGTTTAAAACCAAAATCTTGTTTTAGCTGTTGAAAAACTAGTGACAGTTTACAGTTAAAGCTTTGCTACAGAAAGCAAAAGTCTGCTGTTTACATACAAAACAACTGACTACAAATCTATCAAACTCTTCAAGGTAAAAATCGCTGAATGTCCTCTGCACATTCTGTTTCCACAGGTCTATCCTACACGCACTCACCAGAAGAGCACACGCAGAACTGTTTAAAAAGCACCTCCGGTTCTGAGTAACTTCCA
It encodes the following:
- the CCDC62 gene encoding coiled-coil domain-containing protein 62 isoform X2 is translated as MNSPLPRSASPQKLSPSLENSTIQKQRQELQFLIAELKDRDKELNDMVAVHQRQLLAWEDDRQKVLTLAERCNLLNNELNKRNEIIKSLTKRLKFLESQQNDSKTTFENTQQKFKELSQKVTDATVHCQALEEKNQSLHCSVLELSAKTGQLQAREQELLTMLKLKDEAILETTDHITEFTSKFKKLESALRAAKMEEFSLNKEKQDLKLRLKELILETNKLKDDLCEKMKENNKQQEEITHLKQENGCLRNELALIVEKAKRKDQLLQFAKSKQARTDTELSSLRQIYVKQQRDLQFLHVNLESSQELRQKHEKAAHERSIGMAFSAPESNSETDTVRTEGTHGICEECGTAQVPKSRVKTTSEMCEVDNRLLLNASDLEETTSAYLNQCQKVVKVLAVLTEEEEEKQDVASSSDELGSKVFCEANSTRPLSNRGISENGVESRDQQTFESPLPEYEHWLNVSSCVDLQSTLIQNTITSDKTDNENKTWEERTGILFGQKSRETPVAIHKSESDSCSKNFIIKKDAWWKPVSDPEWLKIFKPIKGDGSIWHGKDCDCLKTAQEMKCASSKSEENVDLNSFHLDSPCLTSTQKGDRPQRCEKFSDEEFPLEINSLSVTKPTNRCCSATTDQDTSSPISKLQHALAKSRQMVADLELSTLLHASPRCTPNSSSINTWMKKFPIQN
- the CCDC62 gene encoding coiled-coil domain-containing protein 62 isoform X3; amino-acid sequence: MNSPLPRSASPQKLSPSLENSTIQKQRQELQFLIAELKDRDKELNDMVAVHQRQLLAWEDDRQKVLTLAERCNLLNNELNKRNEIIKSLTKRLKFLESQQNDSKTTFENTQQKFKELSQKVTDATVHCQALEEKNQSLHCSVLELSAKTGQLQAREQELLTMLKLKDEAILETTDHITEFTSKFKKLESALRAAKMEEFSLNKEKQDLKLRLKELILETNKLKVEKAKRKDQLLQFAKSKQARTDTELSSLRQIYVKQQRDLQFLHVNLESSQELRQKHEKAAHERSIGMAFSAPESNSETDTVRTEGTHGICEECGTAQVPKSRVKTTSEMCEVDNRLLLNASDLEETTSAYLNQCQKVVKVLAVLTEEEEEKQDVASSSDELGSKVFCEANSTRPLSNRGISENGVESRDQQTFESPLPEYEHWLNVSSCVDLQSTLIQNTITSDKTDNENKTWEERTGILFGQKSRETPVAIHKSESDSCSKNFIIKKDAWWKPVSDPEWLKIFKPIKGDGSIWHGKDCDCLKTAQEMKCASSKSEENVDLNSFHLDSPCLTSTQKGDRPQRCEKFSDEEFPLEINSLSVTKPTNRCCSATTDQDTSSPISKLQHALAKSRQMVADLELSTLLHASPRCTPNSSSINTTTELAEALHRTQLSAAEERDAKLPFFSL
- the CCDC62 gene encoding coiled-coil domain-containing protein 62 isoform X1, with protein sequence MNSPLPRSASPQKLSPSLENSTIQKQRQELQFLIAELKDRDKELNDMVAVHQRQLLAWEDDRQKVLTLAERCNLLNNELNKRNEIIKSLTKRLKFLESQQNDSKTTFENTQQKFKELSQKVTDATVHCQALEEKNQSLHCSVLELSAKTGQLQAREQELLTMLKLKDEAILETTDHITEFTSKFKKLESALRAAKMEEFSLNKEKQDLKLRLKELILETNKLKDDLCEKMKENNKQQEEITHLKQENGCLRNELALIVEKAKRKDQLLQFAKSKQARTDTELSSLRQIYVKQQRDLQFLHVNLESSQELRQKHEKAAHERSIGMAFSAPESNSETDTVRTEGTHGICEECGTAQVPKSRVKTTSEMCEVDNRLLLNASDLEETTSAYLNQCQKVVKVLAVLTEEEEEKQDVASSSDELGSKVFCEANSTRPLSNRGISENGVESRDQQTFESPLPEYEHWLNVSSCVDLQSTLIQNTITSDKTDNENKTWEERTGILFGQKSRETPVAIHKSESDSCSKNFIIKKDAWWKPVSDPEWLKIFKPIKGDGSIWHGKDCDCLKTAQEMKCASSKSEENVDLNSFHLDSPCLTSTQKGDRPQRCEKFSDEEFPLEINSLSVTKPTNRCCSATTDQDTSSPISKLQHALAKSRQMVADLELSTLLHASPRCTPNSSSINTTTELAEALHRTQLSAAEERDAKLPFFSL
- the CCDC62 gene encoding coiled-coil domain-containing protein 62 isoform X4, with the protein product MNSPLPRSASPQKLSPSLENSTIQKQRQELQFLIAELKDRDKELNDMVAVHQRQLLAWEDDRQKVLTLAERCNLLNNELNKRNEIIKSLTKRLKFLESQQNDSKTTFENTQQKFKELSQKVTDATVHCQALEEKNQSLHCSVLELSAKTGQLQAREQELLTMLKLKDEAILETTDHITEFTSKFKKLESALRAAKMEEFSLNKEKQDLKLRLKELILETNKLKDDLCEKMKENNKQQEEITHLKQENGCLRNELALIVEKAKRKDQLLQFAKSKQARTDTELSSLRQIYVKQQRDLQFLHVNLESSQELRQKHEKAAHERSEENVDLNSFHLDSPCLTSTQKGDRPQRCEKFSDEEFPLEINSLSVTKPTNRCCSATTDQDTSSPISKLQHALAKSRQMVADLELSTLLHASPRCTPNSSSINTTTELAEALHRTQLSAAEERDAKLPFFSL